From Procambarus clarkii isolate CNS0578487 chromosome 65, FALCON_Pclarkii_2.0, whole genome shotgun sequence, one genomic window encodes:
- the LOC123771190 gene encoding low-density lipoprotein receptor, translated as MVHVRLLWLLGLTSVLLAGTEARCSSDYDIECLKGSHCISLTSVCDSSKHCSDGSDEDPYVCESWTRSSSQCGSGRIHCSSPTTPRYRGYSSFGTSYDDTTKDCVRIAEACSRSSCSPSLSSRMCEA; from the exons ATGGTTCACGTGAGACTTCTCTGGTTGCTGGGGCTTACGTCCGTGTTACTGGCAG GAACCGAGGCAAGGTGCAGCTCCGATTATGATATCGAGTGTCTCAAGGGCAGTCACTGCATCAGTCTTACCTCTGTGTGTGACTCCAGCAAGCACTGTAGCGACGGCTCCGACGAGGACCCCTACGTCTGTGAG AGCTGGACTAGATCAAGCTCACAATGTGGCAGCGGACGTATTCACTGTTCCTCACCGACTACCCCCCGTTACCGCGGATATAGTTCCTTTGGTACATCCTATGATGACACCACCAAGGACTGTGTCAGAATTGCTGAAGCTTGTTCCAGATCATCATGTAGCCCCTCGTTGAGTTCCCGCATGTGTGAG gcttga